One Tunturibacter gelidoferens genomic region harbors:
- a CDS encoding Spy/CpxP family protein refolding chaperone, producing the protein MTTLFRKPLLQAVLLALCTTALSALPAMAQDPSPPPTQDQAGPPNGGHRNPGQREEHQIEFLTKKLNLTPDQVTQVKAIDDDSRTQMMALHQDTTTPQADKRAKMMDIHKAAQDKIRAVLTDDQKTKYDALQAQMRERRESHEGQQGAAPPPPPQ; encoded by the coding sequence ATGACGACATTATTTCGCAAACCATTATTGCAAGCAGTTCTTCTGGCACTATGCACCACGGCGTTGAGTGCACTTCCCGCGATGGCACAAGACCCTTCTCCGCCGCCAACGCAGGATCAGGCAGGCCCGCCTAACGGCGGCCACCGGAATCCTGGTCAAAGGGAGGAGCATCAGATTGAATTCCTGACTAAGAAGCTTAATCTGACGCCAGACCAAGTGACCCAGGTGAAGGCGATTGATGACGATTCACGAACTCAGATGATGGCTTTGCATCAGGACACGACTACTCCTCAGGCTGACAAGCGGGCGAAGATGATGGACATCCACAAAGCAGCGCAGGACAAGATACGCGCCGTTTTGACCGACGATCAGAAGACGAAGTACGACGCTTTGCAGGCCCAGATGAGAGAGCGTAGAGAGAGTCATGAGGGTCAACAGGGAGCAGCGCCGCCTCCGCCACCACAGTAA
- a CDS encoding 2-isopropylmalate synthase, with protein sequence MSSHNQIVFFDTTLRDGEQSPGCTMHHDEKLRMAHQLANLGVDVLEAGFAIASQGDSDSIRMIAREVRGPRIASLARCKREDIEAAARSIEPAEKARIHTFLASSDLHLEAKLKITRAEALHQAAESVRLARTFADDVEFSAEDATRTDPDFLVEIVTVAVQAGATTINIPDTVGYTTPDEYAATFRMLIAKVPGIDDVILSTHCHNDLGMAVANTLAGIHAGARQAECTINGIGERAGNAALEEIAAALMVRRDKLPYTNNIKLNQLYPTSQMLAEFISFGCSPNKAVVGANAFAHESGIHQHGMMANPLTYEIMTPESVGVSSTNMVLGKHSGRRLLEQRLVELGHKLTRPQLDDVYHRFTELADRKKSIYDQDLLGLLQPDKSTVTTH encoded by the coding sequence ATGTCCTCGCATAACCAAATCGTCTTCTTCGACACCACCCTTCGCGACGGCGAACAGTCTCCCGGTTGCACCATGCACCACGACGAAAAGTTGCGCATGGCCCATCAGCTGGCAAACCTTGGCGTCGACGTCCTCGAGGCCGGTTTTGCTATCGCCAGCCAGGGCGACTCCGACTCGATCCGCATGATCGCCCGCGAGGTTCGCGGCCCGCGCATCGCCTCACTCGCTCGTTGCAAACGCGAGGACATCGAAGCCGCCGCCCGGTCCATCGAGCCTGCCGAGAAGGCTCGCATCCACACCTTCCTGGCCTCCTCCGACCTTCACCTCGAAGCCAAGCTGAAGATCACTCGCGCCGAGGCACTCCATCAAGCCGCCGAGTCCGTCCGTCTCGCCCGCACCTTCGCCGACGACGTCGAGTTCTCCGCCGAAGATGCCACGCGCACCGACCCCGATTTTCTCGTCGAAATCGTTACAGTAGCGGTCCAGGCCGGAGCCACGACCATCAATATTCCCGACACCGTTGGCTACACCACGCCCGACGAGTACGCCGCCACCTTCCGCATGCTTATCGCAAAGGTCCCAGGCATCGACGACGTCATTCTCTCCACCCACTGCCACAACGACCTCGGCATGGCCGTCGCCAACACCCTGGCGGGCATACACGCAGGAGCCCGTCAGGCCGAGTGCACCATCAACGGCATTGGAGAGCGCGCCGGCAACGCCGCACTCGAGGAGATCGCCGCAGCCCTCATGGTTCGCCGCGACAAGCTGCCCTACACCAACAACATCAAACTCAATCAGCTCTACCCCACCAGCCAGATGCTCGCCGAATTCATCAGCTTCGGCTGCTCGCCCAACAAGGCCGTCGTCGGCGCCAACGCCTTCGCACACGAGTCCGGCATTCATCAGCACGGCATGATGGCCAACCCGCTCACCTACGAGATCATGACGCCCGAGTCGGTCGGCGTGTCCTCAACGAACATGGTGCTCGGCAAACACAGCGGCCGCCGCCTGCTCGAGCAACGCCTCGTCGAGCTCGGCCACAAACTCACACGGCCCCAGCTCGATGACGTCTACCATCGCTTCACCGAGCTCGCCGACCGCAAAAAATCCATCTACGACCAGGACCTCCTCGGCCTTCTGCAGCCGGACAAGTCCACCGTTACCACGCACTAG
- a CDS encoding outer membrane beta-barrel protein, producing MKRHILIGCFVCVLSLTYRSHAQAVPTASRSGAIQIGAGVTFISPDYTQHYMKGISIYGNYDIGQHLGVEGDFHYSVITPADLSENSYLVGPRYKWHYKRFEPYAKVLLGIGRFGFQSGSFPVPTSYTYFQFAPGGGLDIRATRHINVRAFDVEFQKWPGFAPNGLSPIAYTIGVAYTLR from the coding sequence TTGAAGCGGCATATTCTTATCGGCTGTTTCGTCTGCGTCCTTAGTCTGACTTATCGGTCGCATGCGCAAGCTGTCCCGACCGCCTCTCGCTCCGGTGCTATCCAGATCGGTGCCGGAGTAACCTTCATTAGCCCCGACTATACGCAGCACTATATGAAGGGTATCTCCATCTACGGCAACTACGATATTGGCCAGCACCTCGGAGTCGAGGGCGACTTCCACTACTCCGTCATCACGCCGGCCGACCTAAGCGAAAACTCTTATCTTGTAGGGCCACGTTATAAATGGCATTACAAGCGCTTTGAACCATACGCCAAGGTGCTGTTAGGTATTGGCCGCTTCGGGTTTCAGTCCGGTAGCTTCCCAGTGCCGACATCCTACACTTACTTCCAATTTGCGCCTGGCGGCGGCCTGGATATACGCGCAACACGACACATCAACGTCAGGGCCTTCGACGTTGAGTTTCAGAAGTGGCCAGGCTTCGCACCGAATGGCCTTTCCCCTATCGCCTACACAATAGGTGTTGCTTATACCTTGCGTTAA
- a CDS encoding LysR family transcriptional regulator → MDLVQMETFLAVAEERSFSRAAARLHRTQPAVSQAIAKLEGELGEVLFERSSRDGTLTDAGEVLREYAAKLLNLRNEAAGALTELRELHRGRLNLAANEYTCLYLLPLLDEFRRQNPRIKLAVQRTLASRISDEVLMHSVELGVLSFRPDDTQVKSMVVYRDELAFVVNPRHPLAGAGKVSIRQLGGQNFIAHNIPSPQRQKVIQAFKRHKTPLQMGVELPSLEAIKRFVEMGNGVALVPGLTVRTELESGALVRVQVPELQIERKLRLVYRRQASLSHAALAFLKVVEAYAAANGDPYCFQAERGM, encoded by the coding sequence TTGGACTTAGTCCAGATGGAGACATTTCTGGCGGTGGCAGAAGAGCGTAGCTTTTCGCGAGCAGCAGCACGGCTCCATCGTACTCAGCCAGCGGTGAGTCAGGCAATTGCCAAGCTGGAGGGGGAACTGGGAGAGGTTCTGTTTGAGCGCTCTTCGAGAGATGGGACACTGACCGATGCAGGGGAGGTTTTGCGGGAATATGCCGCTAAGTTACTGAATCTGCGGAATGAAGCGGCGGGGGCGTTGACCGAGCTTCGGGAGCTTCACCGTGGCAGGCTGAACCTTGCGGCGAACGAGTACACATGCCTCTATCTGCTGCCATTGCTTGACGAGTTTCGACGGCAGAATCCTCGGATCAAGCTGGCGGTGCAGCGCACCCTGGCGAGCCGGATTTCGGACGAGGTGCTGATGCACTCGGTGGAACTGGGGGTGCTGTCGTTTCGTCCTGACGATACTCAGGTGAAATCAATGGTCGTGTACCGGGATGAACTGGCCTTTGTGGTGAATCCACGACATCCATTGGCTGGGGCAGGGAAGGTATCGATCCGGCAGCTGGGAGGGCAAAACTTTATCGCACATAACATTCCTTCGCCCCAGCGGCAGAAGGTTATTCAGGCATTCAAGCGCCACAAGACTCCGCTTCAGATGGGGGTGGAGTTGCCATCGTTGGAGGCGATCAAACGATTTGTCGAGATGGGAAACGGTGTGGCTCTGGTGCCGGGACTGACGGTGCGTACCGAGCTTGAGAGCGGAGCGCTAGTGCGGGTTCAAGTGCCGGAGTTGCAGATAGAGCGCAAGCTGAGACTGGTTTATCGGAGGCAGGCCAGTCTGTCGCATGCGGCGCTGGCCTTTCTCAAAGTGGTGGAGGCCTATGCGGCGGCAAATGGCGACCCGTACTGTTTTCAGGCCGAACGGGGAATGTAA
- a CDS encoding outer membrane beta-barrel protein: MLTKVVVFLGLLGAASTLSAQATPTATRAGDLKIGGGFSTADSDYGNRFNGGAAYFDFDFLPHIGITGEFHFVKDQNDLYEKTYEVGGRYFREYHRFVPYGKILYGRGVFNFPVNPDGFRANLAYNLIAAGIGTDYKVKPYLYVRADWEYQEWFGFQGSSLTPNILTVGAAYHFR, translated from the coding sequence GTGCTGACAAAGGTTGTTGTTTTTCTGGGCCTGCTGGGGGCCGCATCCACACTAAGCGCGCAGGCCACTCCTACGGCGACTCGCGCAGGGGATCTCAAGATCGGCGGCGGCTTCTCCACAGCTGACTCCGACTACGGAAATAGATTTAATGGTGGCGCAGCATACTTCGACTTCGACTTTCTCCCCCACATCGGAATAACGGGGGAGTTTCATTTCGTCAAGGATCAGAACGATCTCTATGAGAAGACATACGAGGTAGGCGGACGCTATTTTCGCGAATATCACCGGTTCGTTCCCTACGGCAAGATCCTCTATGGACGCGGCGTTTTCAACTTCCCTGTCAACCCCGATGGATTTCGGGCGAACCTCGCCTATAACCTTATAGCGGCTGGTATTGGTACCGATTACAAAGTGAAACCTTACCTCTACGTTCGCGCCGACTGGGAATACCAGGAATGGTTTGGCTTCCAGGGATCCAGTCTTACCCCCAACATCCTTACGGTGGGCGCAGCCTATCACTTCCGGTAG
- a CDS encoding acyloxyacyl hydrolase — protein sequence MKKTMLLFGALMLSAAAGYAQESRQDVSVSASAAFAPQITGNSVQKNTSTTMGLVASYRYLLTPRSGLEVNYGYQQNTQYYQVFGKANGGIHTLQQEVSAAYVFNLNFKNFNPFLEAGPGVMFFSPFKDAGSTNLDAKRNTNIGALFGGGVAYELSPSFDIRAEYRAFLVKTPTFSLPGNIFNTNRYEIISTPSIGIAYHF from the coding sequence ATGAAGAAAACGATGTTGTTGTTTGGCGCGCTGATGTTATCTGCGGCAGCCGGTTATGCGCAGGAGAGCCGGCAGGACGTGAGCGTAAGCGCCAGCGCTGCGTTTGCCCCACAGATTACCGGAAACAGCGTGCAGAAAAACACAAGCACGACTATGGGACTGGTTGCCAGCTACCGCTATTTGTTGACGCCTCGGAGCGGACTCGAAGTTAACTACGGATATCAACAAAACACGCAGTATTATCAGGTCTTCGGGAAGGCTAACGGCGGAATACATACGCTCCAGCAGGAGGTCAGCGCTGCCTATGTGTTCAACCTGAACTTCAAAAACTTTAATCCGTTCCTTGAAGCCGGTCCGGGTGTAATGTTCTTCTCGCCCTTCAAGGATGCGGGATCGACGAACCTTGACGCAAAGCGGAATACGAACATCGGAGCGCTCTTTGGCGGCGGTGTGGCCTATGAGCTGAGCCCGAGCTTCGACATCCGCGCGGAGTACAGGGCATTCCTGGTAAAGACTCCGACTTTTAGCCTTCCAGGCAATATCTTCAATACCAATCGTTATGAGATCATCTCGACTCCTTCGATCGGCATTGCATATCACTTCTAA